The Corynebacterium jeddahense genome has a window encoding:
- the murA gene encoding UDP-N-acetylglucosamine 1-carboxyvinyltransferase — MKERFLVTGGSRLEGVVRVGGAKNSVLKLMAAALLAEGTTTLRNCPEILDVPLMREVLIGLGCEVDIEGDVVRIHTPAEVSPHADFDAVRQFRASVAVLGPLVARCTEAYVALPGGDAIGSRPLDMHQSGLEKLGATTHIQHGAVVARADKLTGADIKLDFPSVGATENIVTAAVLAEGRTVLDNAAREPEIVDLCSMLNSMGARIEGAGTSCITVDGVDKLYPTEHTVVGDRIVAGTWAYAAAMTQGDITVTGAAPGHLHLALSKLKLAGAEIETYDNGFRVRMDQRPRAVDYQTLPYPGFPTDLQPMAIALSAIADGVSVITENVFEARFRFVDEMLRLGADANVDGHHVMLRGVDTLSSTDVWSSDIRAGAGLVLAGLVADGVTTVHGVHHIDRGYPAFVEQLNELGADVRRVSE, encoded by the coding sequence GTGAAAGAACGCTTTTTGGTCACCGGCGGCTCGCGCCTTGAGGGCGTCGTGCGCGTCGGCGGCGCGAAGAACAGTGTCCTGAAACTCATGGCGGCCGCGCTGCTCGCCGAGGGGACGACGACCCTGCGCAACTGCCCAGAGATCCTCGACGTGCCGCTCATGCGCGAGGTGCTCATCGGCCTCGGCTGCGAGGTGGACATCGAGGGCGACGTCGTGCGCATCCACACCCCGGCGGAGGTGTCCCCGCACGCCGACTTCGACGCGGTGCGCCAGTTCCGCGCCTCGGTCGCCGTGCTCGGCCCGCTCGTCGCCCGCTGCACCGAGGCCTACGTGGCGCTGCCCGGCGGCGACGCCATCGGTTCGCGCCCCCTCGACATGCACCAGTCCGGCCTCGAGAAGCTCGGCGCGACTACGCACATCCAGCACGGCGCCGTCGTCGCCCGCGCGGACAAGCTCACCGGCGCCGACATCAAGCTCGACTTCCCGTCCGTCGGCGCCACCGAGAACATCGTCACTGCCGCCGTCCTGGCGGAGGGGCGAACGGTGTTGGACAACGCCGCGCGCGAGCCGGAAATCGTCGACCTGTGCTCGATGCTCAACTCGATGGGCGCGCGCATCGAGGGCGCCGGCACCTCGTGCATCACCGTCGACGGTGTGGACAAGCTTTACCCGACGGAGCACACCGTCGTGGGCGACCGCATCGTCGCCGGCACCTGGGCGTACGCCGCCGCGATGACGCAGGGTGACATCACCGTCACCGGGGCCGCGCCGGGGCACCTCCACCTCGCGTTGTCGAAGCTCAAACTCGCCGGGGCGGAGATTGAGACGTACGACAACGGCTTCCGTGTCCGCATGGACCAGCGCCCGCGGGCCGTGGACTACCAAACGCTGCCGTACCCCGGCTTTCCGACGGACCTGCAGCCCATGGCCATCGCGCTCTCCGCGATTGCCGACGGCGTGTCCGTGATCACCGAGAACGTCTTCGAGGCCCGCTTCCGCTTCGTCGACGAGATGCTGCGCCTCGGCGCCGACGCGAACGTCGACGGCCACCACGTCATGCTACGTGGCGTGGACACGCTGTCCTCCACGGACGTGTGGAGCTCCGACATCCGCGCCGGCGCCGGCCTCGTGCTCGCCGGCCTGGTCGCCGACGGCGTGACCACCGTCCACGGGGTGCACCACATCGACCGCGGATACCCCGCTTTCGTCGAGCAGCTCAACGAGTTAGGCGCCGATGTACGACGCGTAAGTGAGTAG
- the ramA gene encoding acetate metabolism transcriptional regulator RamA, whose product MDAQRIKYDDDAIRAALTALKTATGIPVAMYGTLLADNRLQITQWIGLRTPALQNLTIDAGAGVGGRVVNTRRAAGISDYTRANTISHEYDKQIQDEGLHSLVAVPVIVRREIRGVLYVGVHSPVRLGDKVIEEVTMTARTLEQDLAVNAAMRSADGERAGAKSGHSMNSAEWEQVRSTHSKLRMLTNKVEDEELRKELEQICEQMVSPVAVKQTTKLSARELDVLSCVALGHTNVEAAAEMGIGAETVKSYLRSVMRKLGAHTRYEAVNAARRIGALP is encoded by the coding sequence ATGGATGCGCAGCGCATCAAATACGACGATGACGCGATCCGCGCGGCGTTGACGGCGCTGAAGACCGCCACGGGGATCCCTGTGGCGATGTACGGCACGCTGCTCGCGGACAACCGGCTGCAGATCACCCAGTGGATCGGGCTTCGCACCCCGGCCCTGCAGAACCTCACCATCGACGCCGGGGCGGGCGTCGGCGGGCGCGTGGTGAACACCCGCCGGGCCGCCGGCATCTCGGACTACACCCGCGCGAACACCATCTCCCACGAGTACGACAAGCAGATCCAGGACGAGGGCCTGCACTCGCTCGTCGCCGTGCCCGTCATCGTGCGTCGCGAGATTAGGGGCGTGCTCTACGTCGGCGTGCACTCGCCGGTGCGCCTCGGCGACAAGGTGATCGAGGAGGTCACCATGACTGCCCGCACCCTCGAGCAGGACCTCGCGGTCAACGCGGCGATGCGCTCCGCGGACGGCGAGCGAGCCGGGGCGAAGAGCGGGCACTCGATGAACAGCGCCGAGTGGGAGCAGGTCCGCTCGACGCACTCGAAGCTGCGCATGCTCACGAACAAGGTGGAGGACGAGGAGCTGCGCAAGGAGCTCGAGCAGATCTGCGAGCAGATGGTTTCGCCCGTGGCCGTGAAGCAGACGACGAAGCTGTCCGCCCGCGAGCTCGACGTGCTCTCCTGCGTCGCACTCGGCCACACGAACGTCGAGGCCGCCGCCGAGATGGGCATCGGCGCAGAGACCGTGAAGTCCTACCTGCGCAGCGTGATGCGCAAGCTCGGCGCCCACACCCGCTACGAGGCGGTCAACGCCGCCCGCCGCATCGGCGCGCTGCCCTAA
- the cysK gene encoding cysteine synthase A, translating into MANIANNVLELIGGTPLVELHDITEAHEAKARVLAKLEFYNPANSVKDRIGKAIVEAAEASGELKPGGTIVEATSGNTGIALALAGAAKGYKVILTMPETMSTERRVLLRAYGAEIVLTPGAAGMKGAVEKANEIVAENEGAVLARQFENEANPKIHYTTTGPEIWNDTDGEVDILVAGVGTGGTISGAGKYLKEQKPEVKAVAVEPAASPLLSKGEAGPHKIQGLGANFIPGTLDRALLDEIIAVSNEDAVATSRELAVKDAILGGISAGANVKAALDLAARDENEGKTIVVIIPDFGERYVSTILYEDIRD; encoded by the coding sequence ATGGCGAATATCGCGAACAACGTACTCGAGCTCATCGGCGGCACCCCGCTCGTCGAGCTGCACGACATCACCGAGGCCCACGAAGCGAAGGCGCGCGTGCTGGCCAAGCTGGAGTTCTACAACCCGGCGAACTCCGTGAAGGACCGCATCGGCAAGGCCATCGTCGAGGCCGCCGAGGCGTCCGGCGAACTCAAGCCGGGCGGCACCATCGTCGAGGCCACCTCGGGCAACACCGGCATCGCCCTGGCGCTCGCGGGTGCGGCGAAGGGCTACAAGGTCATCCTCACCATGCCGGAGACCATGTCCACCGAGCGCCGCGTGCTGCTGCGCGCCTACGGCGCCGAGATCGTGCTCACCCCGGGCGCGGCTGGCATGAAGGGCGCGGTGGAGAAGGCCAACGAGATCGTCGCCGAGAACGAGGGCGCGGTCCTGGCCCGCCAGTTCGAGAACGAGGCCAACCCGAAGATCCACTACACCACCACCGGCCCGGAGATCTGGAACGACACTGACGGCGAGGTGGACATCCTCGTCGCCGGCGTGGGCACCGGCGGCACCATCTCGGGCGCCGGTAAGTACCTCAAGGAGCAGAAGCCCGAGGTCAAGGCCGTCGCCGTCGAGCCGGCCGCGTCGCCGCTGCTGTCCAAGGGCGAGGCCGGCCCGCACAAGATCCAGGGCCTCGGCGCGAACTTCATCCCGGGCACCCTCGACCGCGCCCTTCTCGACGAGATCATCGCCGTCTCCAACGAGGACGCCGTGGCCACCTCGCGTGAGCTCGCGGTCAAGGACGCGATCCTCGGCGGCATCTCCGCCGGCGCGAACGTGAAGGCCGCGCTCGACCTCGCCGCCCGCGACGAGAACGAGGGCAAGACCATCGTCGTTATCATCCCGGACTTCGGCGAGCGCTACGTCTCCACCATCCTCTACGAGGACATCCGCGACTAA
- the epsC gene encoding serine O-acetyltransferase EpsC, which yields MLSLATTVVSTIREDLANAREHDPAARGDLENAVVYSGLHAIWVHRICHAMWERGWKGPARILAQANRFFTGIEIHPGATIGRRFFIDHGMGIVIGETAEIGEGVMLYHGVTLGGQVLTQTKRHPTVGDNVTIGAGAKILGPITIGSGSAIGANAVVTKDVPENSIAVGIPAKSRPRKTDECIRLVDPDNYVDPGSYII from the coding sequence ATGCTTTCCCTGGCCACCACCGTCGTGAGCACCATCCGCGAAGACCTGGCGAACGCCCGCGAGCACGACCCAGCGGCGCGCGGCGACCTCGAGAACGCCGTCGTGTACTCCGGCCTCCACGCAATCTGGGTGCACCGAATCTGCCACGCCATGTGGGAGCGGGGCTGGAAGGGGCCGGCGCGCATCCTCGCGCAGGCCAACCGGTTCTTCACCGGCATCGAGATCCACCCGGGTGCGACCATCGGGCGACGCTTTTTCATCGACCACGGCATGGGCATCGTCATCGGCGAGACCGCCGAGATCGGTGAGGGCGTCATGCTCTACCACGGCGTGACGCTCGGCGGGCAGGTGCTCACCCAGACGAAGCGCCACCCCACCGTGGGCGACAACGTCACCATCGGCGCGGGCGCGAAAATCCTCGGGCCGATCACCATCGGCTCCGGCTCCGCCATCGGCGCGAACGCGGTGGTGACCAAGGACGTGCCGGAAAACTCGATCGCGGTGGGCATCCCCGCGAAGTCCCGCCCGCGCAAGACGGACGAGTGCATCCGGCTCGTCGACCCGGACAACTACGTGGATCCGGGCTCCTACATCATCTAG
- a CDS encoding GNAT family N-acetyltransferase → MSTSPSATPEVSVRTNEAEHQYEILVGGEVAGLATYTDRDGARELPHTVVDPKYRGQGLSKPLIQHALDDAQANGLRVIPTCPAVERFIEQHPEYKGLVG, encoded by the coding sequence ATGTCTACATCCCCGTCTGCAACCCCCGAAGTCTCAGTGCGTACCAACGAGGCAGAGCACCAGTACGAGATCCTCGTCGGCGGCGAGGTGGCCGGCCTCGCCACCTACACCGACCGCGACGGCGCGCGCGAGCTGCCGCACACCGTGGTGGACCCGAAGTACCGCGGCCAGGGCCTGTCCAAGCCGCTCATCCAGCACGCGCTCGACGACGCGCAGGCGAACGGTCTCCGCGTCATCCCCACCTGCCCGGCGGTGGAGCGCTTCATCGAGCAGCACCCGGAGTACAAGGGCCTCGTCGGCTAG
- the zupT gene encoding zinc transporter ZupT — MNVAIAFGMTLLAGLSTGLGGLLVALKRSPGDRFLAASLGFSAGVMVYISLVELLPEGVDTLAGEGADGELWGTVAFFAGIAVIALIDRFVPEGVNPHEDHSGGSMGRVGVVTGLAIAVHNFPEGFATFISALEDPVMGVPIAIAIAIHNIPEGIAVAVPLREATGSKWKAAGWATLSGLAEPLGALIGYLLLRSFLGPVTLGAAYAAIAGVMVFVSLDKLLPTAIQTGRHHTAIYGMVAGMAVMAVSLLLLPN, encoded by the coding sequence ATGAATGTCGCCATCGCGTTCGGGATGACCCTGCTCGCCGGGCTCTCGACCGGCCTCGGCGGCCTGCTCGTCGCGCTCAAGCGCAGCCCCGGCGATAGGTTCCTCGCCGCGTCCCTCGGGTTCTCTGCCGGGGTGATGGTGTACATCTCGCTGGTGGAGTTGCTGCCGGAGGGCGTCGATACGCTGGCCGGCGAGGGGGCGGACGGCGAGCTGTGGGGGACCGTCGCGTTCTTCGCCGGCATCGCCGTGATCGCGCTCATCGACCGGTTCGTGCCCGAGGGCGTCAACCCGCACGAGGACCATTCCGGGGGAAGCATGGGCCGCGTCGGGGTGGTCACCGGGCTCGCGATCGCGGTGCACAACTTCCCCGAGGGCTTTGCCACCTTCATTTCCGCGCTGGAGGACCCGGTGATGGGCGTGCCCATCGCGATCGCGATCGCCATCCACAACATCCCGGAGGGCATCGCCGTCGCGGTGCCGCTGCGCGAGGCGACCGGTTCGAAGTGGAAAGCCGCCGGCTGGGCGACGCTCTCCGGCCTGGCGGAACCGCTCGGGGCGCTCATCGGCTACCTGCTCCTGCGCTCGTTCCTTGGGCCCGTCACGCTCGGCGCGGCGTACGCGGCGATCGCGGGCGTCATGGTGTTCGTCAGTCTGGACAAGCTGCTGCCCACCGCGATCCAGACGGGCCGGCACCACACCGCGATCTACGGCATGGTCGCTGGCATGGCGGTGATGGCGGTGAGCCTGCTGCTTCTGCCGAATTAG
- a CDS encoding acetyl-CoA hydrolase/transferase family protein, whose translation MSDRIANPQLRDKVMTAEEAVQFVNHGDKVGTSGFTGAGYPKAMPAAIAEKAKAAHEKGQDFSIDMYTGASTAPECDGVLAEAGALRYRMPYQSDPTMRNKINAGEMKFQDIHLSHSGMMVEEGFFGDVDLAIVEAVRITEEGNIVPSSSVGNSVEFLNAAKKIIIEVNEWQSEELEGMHDIWTVPPLPNRVPIPITKCGDRIGKTYIEIDPEKVVAVVKTDAPDRNAPFKAPDEISEQIAGNFLDFLEHEVKAGRLAYDGYVMQSGVGNVPNAVMSGLMESKFESIQAYTEVIQDGMVDLIDAGKMTVASATSFSLSPEYADKMNTEASRYRESIILRPQSISNHPEVIRRTGLIASNGMIEADIYGNANSTHINGSRLMNALGGSGDFTRNAYISTFISPSVAKDGAISAIVPFASHIDHNEHDAMVFITEYGVADLRGLAPRDRPAKMISIAHPSYRPLLEEYVELASKCKYQATPHDLRHAFDFHIRMEETGTMMKGE comes from the coding sequence ATGAGCGATCGCATCGCCAACCCCCAGCTGCGCGACAAGGTCATGACGGCCGAGGAAGCAGTCCAGTTTGTCAACCACGGCGACAAGGTCGGCACCTCCGGCTTCACCGGCGCCGGCTACCCGAAGGCCATGCCGGCAGCCATCGCGGAAAAGGCGAAGGCGGCCCACGAGAAGGGCCAAGACTTCTCCATTGACATGTACACCGGCGCCTCCACCGCCCCGGAGTGCGACGGTGTGCTCGCCGAGGCTGGCGCGCTGCGCTACCGCATGCCGTACCAGTCCGATCCGACCATGCGTAACAAGATCAACGCCGGCGAGATGAAGTTCCAGGACATTCACCTGTCCCACTCCGGCATGATGGTCGAGGAGGGCTTCTTCGGCGACGTCGACCTCGCCATCGTCGAGGCCGTGCGCATCACCGAGGAGGGCAACATCGTCCCGTCCTCGTCCGTGGGTAACTCCGTGGAGTTCCTCAACGCCGCGAAGAAGATCATCATCGAGGTCAACGAGTGGCAGTCCGAGGAGCTCGAGGGCATGCACGACATCTGGACCGTGCCGCCGCTGCCGAACCGCGTGCCCATCCCGATCACCAAGTGCGGCGACCGCATCGGCAAGACCTACATCGAGATCGACCCGGAGAAGGTCGTTGCCGTGGTCAAGACCGACGCCCCGGACCGCAACGCCCCGTTCAAGGCGCCGGACGAGATCTCCGAGCAGATCGCCGGCAACTTCCTCGACTTCCTGGAGCACGAGGTCAAGGCCGGCCGTCTCGCCTACGACGGCTACGTCATGCAGTCCGGCGTGGGCAACGTGCCCAACGCCGTGATGTCCGGCCTCATGGAGTCGAAGTTCGAGAGCATCCAGGCCTACACCGAGGTGATCCAGGACGGCATGGTGGACCTCATCGACGCCGGCAAGATGACCGTCGCATCCGCCACCTCGTTCTCGCTGTCGCCGGAGTACGCGGACAAGATGAACACCGAGGCCTCGCGCTACCGCGAGTCCATCATCCTGCGCCCGCAGTCCATCTCCAACCACCCCGAGGTCATCCGCCGCACGGGCCTTATTGCGTCGAACGGCATGATCGAGGCGGACATCTACGGCAACGCCAACTCCACCCACATCAACGGCTCGCGCCTCATGAACGCCCTGGGCGGCTCCGGCGACTTCACCCGCAACGCCTACATCTCCACGTTCATCTCCCCGTCCGTGGCCAAGGACGGCGCCATCTCCGCGATCGTGCCGTTCGCCTCGCACATCGACCACAACGAGCACGACGCCATGGTCTTCATCACCGAGTACGGCGTCGCCGACCTGCGCGGCCTCGCCCCGCGTGACCGTCCGGCGAAGATGATCTCCATCGCGCACCCGTCCTACCGCCCGCTGCTCGAGGAGTACGTCGAGCTGGCCTCCAAGTGCAAGTACCAGGCGACGCCGCACGACCTGCGCCACGCCTTCGACTTCCACATCCGCATGGAGGAGACCGGCACGATGATGAAGGGCGAGTAG
- the dusB gene encoding tRNA dihydrouridine synthase DusB, whose protein sequence is MTTAASAQQPALTIGGIDLNSPVILAPMAGVTNMPFRVLCREIEEELTDTASGLYVCEMITARAMVARNEKTLHMTTFADVETPRSMQLYTVDPKFTYEAVRMIVEENIADHVDMNFGCPVPKVTRKGGGCAIPYKRRLYGNIVEAAVRAAEGSGVPITVKFRIGIDGEHHTHLDAGRIAAESGASAVALHARTGAERYSGEAHWDEIGRLVEHMEGTGVPVIGNGDIFAADDAAKMMAQTGCHGVEVGRGCLGRPWLFAQLGAQLRGDAIPPEPTLGQVARIIYRHAELLAAHDGEEHACRDIRKHTGWYLRGFPVGGEFRKSLAQVTSLAELRERLAPIADSDERAEHADDARGRQGSAGKIALPEGWLDDPEDEAVPEGAEIENNGG, encoded by the coding sequence ATGACGACAGCCGCGTCCGCCCAGCAACCCGCCCTCACCATCGGCGGCATCGACCTCAACTCCCCCGTCATCCTCGCGCCGATGGCCGGGGTGACCAACATGCCGTTTCGCGTCCTGTGCCGCGAGATCGAGGAGGAGCTCACCGACACCGCGTCTGGGCTGTACGTCTGCGAGATGATCACGGCGCGCGCGATGGTGGCGCGCAACGAGAAGACCCTGCACATGACCACGTTCGCTGACGTAGAGACGCCGCGCTCGATGCAGCTCTACACCGTCGACCCGAAGTTCACGTACGAGGCGGTGCGCATGATCGTCGAGGAGAACATCGCGGACCACGTGGACATGAACTTCGGCTGCCCGGTGCCCAAGGTCACGCGCAAGGGCGGCGGCTGCGCGATCCCGTACAAGCGACGCCTCTACGGCAACATCGTCGAGGCCGCCGTGCGCGCCGCCGAGGGCTCTGGCGTGCCAATTACGGTGAAGTTCCGCATCGGTATCGACGGCGAGCACCACACGCACCTCGACGCCGGGCGCATCGCCGCCGAGTCCGGCGCGTCCGCCGTCGCCCTCCACGCGCGCACCGGCGCCGAGCGCTACTCGGGCGAGGCGCACTGGGACGAGATCGGCCGCCTCGTCGAGCACATGGAGGGCACGGGCGTGCCCGTCATCGGCAACGGCGACATCTTCGCCGCCGACGACGCCGCGAAGATGATGGCACAGACCGGCTGCCACGGCGTTGAGGTCGGCCGCGGCTGCCTCGGTCGCCCGTGGCTGTTCGCCCAGCTCGGGGCGCAGCTGCGTGGCGACGCGATCCCGCCCGAACCGACCCTGGGCCAGGTCGCGCGCATCATCTACCGCCACGCGGAGCTGCTCGCCGCGCACGACGGCGAGGAGCACGCGTGCCGCGACATCCGCAAGCACACCGGCTGGTACCTGCGCGGGTTCCCCGTCGGCGGGGAGTTCCGCAAGTCGCTCGCCCAGGTCACCTCGCTCGCCGAGCTGCGCGAACGCCTCGCCCCCATCGCCGACTCGGACGAGAGGGCCGAGCACGCCGACGACGCCCGCGGCCGCCAGGGCTCGGCGGGCAAGATCGCCCTGCCCGAGGGCTGGCTCGACGACCCGGAGGACGAGGCCGTACCGGAAGGAGCAGAGATTGAAAATAACGGAGGATAG
- a CDS encoding phosphate signaling complex PhoU family protein gives MLRVQYREHLKAFNRDLLEMCDTVRSIASHANAALLEQSLDDAETALTEADSLQEISDRCEERSMRLLALQNPVASDLRQVLSAIYIVEHFERMGSLARNIALLARQRYPEPVYPAPLHGYVEELARLVDDMGAATRNLLVEPDADAAVELHTIDEGVDDMRAYLCSLVSDREWEYSTREAVDLSMLARYYERYADRCVGVAGRMVFLITGLKPEAYLLRRDEPDYNPDEKFATIERKFRVEG, from the coding sequence ATGCTCCGCGTCCAGTACCGCGAACACCTCAAGGCCTTTAACCGGGACCTTCTCGAGATGTGCGACACCGTGCGCAGCATCGCCTCGCACGCGAACGCGGCGCTGCTCGAGCAGTCGCTCGACGACGCTGAAACCGCCCTCACCGAGGCCGACAGCCTGCAGGAGATCAGCGACCGCTGCGAGGAACGCAGCATGCGCCTCCTCGCGCTGCAGAACCCCGTCGCCAGCGACCTGCGCCAGGTGCTCTCCGCCATCTACATCGTCGAGCACTTCGAGCGCATGGGCTCGCTCGCCCGCAACATCGCCCTGCTCGCGCGCCAGCGCTACCCGGAGCCGGTCTACCCCGCCCCGCTGCACGGCTACGTCGAGGAGCTCGCGCGGCTTGTCGACGACATGGGCGCCGCCACCCGCAACCTCCTCGTCGAGCCGGACGCCGACGCCGCGGTGGAGCTGCACACGATCGACGAGGGCGTCGACGACATGCGCGCCTACCTGTGCAGTTTGGTTTCCGACCGGGAGTGGGAGTACTCCACCCGCGAGGCCGTCGACCTGTCCATGCTCGCCCGCTACTACGAGCGCTACGCGGACCGCTGCGTCGGCGTGGCCGGGCGCATGGTCTTCCTCATCACCGGGCTGAAACCCGAGGCGTACCTGCTGCGCCGCGACGAACCGGACTACAACCCGGACGAGAAGTTCGCCACCATCGAGCGCAAGTTCCGCGTCGAGGGCTAA
- the pstB gene encoding phosphate ABC transporter ATP-binding protein PstB, protein MSTKLELNDVNIYYGDFHAVQNVNMQIPAKAVTAFIGPSGCGKSTVLRTINRMHEVIPGASVKGQILLDGHDIYGKNVDPVAVRNTIGMVFQKANPFPTMSIEDNVVAGLKLAGEKDKKKLKEVAEQSLRGANLWDEVKDRLDKPGGGLSGGQQQRLCIARAIAVRPEVLLMDEPCSALDPISTLAVEDLIHELKDEYTIVIVTHNMQQAARVSDKTAFFSLEATGKPGHLVEFNDTTTIFENPSQKETEDYISGRFG, encoded by the coding sequence ATGTCTACCAAGCTCGAACTCAACGACGTCAACATCTACTACGGCGATTTCCACGCCGTGCAGAACGTCAACATGCAGATCCCGGCGAAGGCGGTCACCGCGTTCATCGGCCCGTCCGGCTGCGGCAAGTCCACCGTGCTGCGCACCATCAACCGTATGCACGAGGTCATCCCCGGCGCGTCCGTGAAGGGCCAGATCCTCCTCGACGGCCACGACATTTACGGCAAGAACGTCGACCCGGTGGCCGTGCGCAACACCATCGGCATGGTGTTCCAGAAGGCGAACCCGTTCCCGACCATGTCCATCGAGGACAACGTCGTCGCCGGCCTCAAGCTCGCCGGCGAGAAGGACAAGAAGAAGCTCAAGGAGGTCGCCGAGCAGTCCCTGCGCGGCGCGAACCTCTGGGACGAGGTGAAGGACCGCCTGGACAAGCCGGGCGGCGGCCTCTCCGGCGGTCAGCAGCAGCGCCTCTGCATCGCCCGCGCGATCGCGGTGCGCCCCGAGGTGCTCCTCATGGACGAGCCCTGCTCGGCTCTCGACCCGATCTCGACCCTGGCCGTGGAGGACCTCATCCATGAGCTCAAGGACGAGTACACCATCGTCATCGTGACGCACAACATGCAGCAGGCTGCGCGCGTGTCCGACAAGACCGCGTTCTTCTCCCTCGAGGCCACCGGCAAGCCGGGCCACCTCGTGGAGTTCAACGACACGACGACCATCTTCGAGAACCCTTCTCAGAAGGAGACGGAGGACTACATCTCCGGCCGCTTCGGCTAG
- the pstA gene encoding phosphate ABC transporter permease PstA has translation MSTAVPNNGAANGASRVATQATGTSQVATAATDSRPARRGDNPFTDIASGRKTTNAIMGGLMWLCMILALIPLLWLLITVISRGWGAVIDPDWWTKDMVGVRAAKEGGGAAHAIAGTLMQTFIASLFSIPIGIFTAIYLVEYSNGNKLGKLTTFMVDILSGVPSIVAALFVYALWITILGQQRSGFAVSLSLILLMIPVVVRNTEEMLRVVPMDLREASYALGVPKWKTIVRIVLPTALSGIVTGIMLAIARVMGESAPVLILVGSTPATNWFDMFDKPQSSLPLFMLDMWKSGAVGPANDRLWGAALTLVILVVTLNLLARFVAKRYSVKK, from the coding sequence ATGTCTACTGCAGTTCCGAACAACGGCGCCGCCAACGGCGCTTCGCGCGTCGCAACGCAGGCGACGGGCACCTCGCAGGTGGCCACCGCCGCCACCGACTCGCGCCCCGCGCGCCGCGGCGACAACCCGTTCACCGACATCGCGTCGGGCCGCAAGACCACGAACGCCATCATGGGCGGCCTCATGTGGCTGTGCATGATCCTCGCGCTCATCCCGCTGCTGTGGCTGCTCATCACCGTGATCTCCCGCGGCTGGGGCGCCGTGATCGACCCCGACTGGTGGACGAAGGACATGGTCGGCGTCCGCGCCGCGAAGGAGGGCGGCGGCGCCGCGCACGCGATCGCCGGCACCCTCATGCAGACGTTCATCGCGTCCCTGTTCTCCATCCCGATCGGCATCTTCACCGCCATCTACCTGGTGGAGTACTCCAACGGCAACAAGCTGGGCAAGCTCACCACCTTCATGGTGGACATTCTCTCCGGTGTGCCGTCGATCGTCGCCGCGCTGTTCGTCTACGCCCTGTGGATCACCATCCTCGGCCAGCAGCGCTCCGGCTTCGCGGTGTCGCTCTCTCTCATCCTGCTCATGATCCCGGTCGTGGTGCGCAACACCGAGGAGATGCTCCGCGTCGTGCCGATGGATCTGCGCGAGGCCTCCTACGCCCTCGGTGTGCCGAAGTGGAAGACCATTGTGCGCATCGTGCTGCCTACGGCGCTGTCCGGCATCGTCACCGGCATCATGCTCGCCATCGCCCGCGTGATGGGCGAGTCCGCCCCGGTGCTCATCCTCGTCGGCTCCACCCCGGCCACGAACTGGTTCGACATGTTCGACAAGCCGCAGTCCTCGCTGCCGCTGTTCATGCTCGACATGTGGAAGTCCGGTGCGGTCGGTCCGGCGAACGACCGTCTTTGGGGCGCAGCGCTGACGCTCGTCATCCTCGTCGTCACCTTGAACCTGCTCGCCCGCTTTGTGGCGAAGCGCTACTCGGTCAAGAAGTAA